A single genomic interval of Aureliella helgolandensis harbors:
- the mutS gene encoding DNA mismatch repair protein MutS, translated as MTVSPMMRQYEEAKQVCGDALLLFRMGDFYELFHEDAKTCARVLGLTLTSRDKGENPIPMAGFPYHQLEGYLAKLIRSGHRVAVCDQVEDPKEAKGIVRREVTRIVTAGTLTDEALLDPLHTNLLVAVFSLKPGRNATSSEETQVGMAWAELSTGRFEAGLFPASKMLDELARLEPSEVLIREDDTVLSTDADYPWTVTLRPTWQFGSEEASRQLCQHFGTQNLEGMGWDEQSDGLAVGAAGAVLAYLLETQKTSLGHVQQLHPYRQGQTLEIDAATRRSLELTHTMRDRERSGSLLAVLDQTCTSMGARRLASWLAAPLLNLNTIQERHGAVEELHSDSRLRSELRALLLDIYDLERLLGRVATGRASPRDLRQVGTTLEQLPAIKQVLASRRSERLQQLQEELLLCEALRDELLAAFNESCPLHLRDGGFIREGYHAQLDELRRLASGGKQWIAEYQARQTELTGITSLKVGYTKVFGYYLEVTNAHKDKVPDHFVRKQTLKNAERYITDELKKYEIKVISADEQALGLELELFQELRNRVSTHLSELQQVATVLSELDVLAGLAELAQRQDYIRPEMLDSDELEIIEGRHPVLDVTTPKGTFVPNDCQVGASHGSIVLITGPNMAGKSTYIRQVALLTLMAQLGSFVPAKRARIGVADRIFARVGASDELSRGQSTFMVEMVETARILNTASNRSLVILDEIGRGTSTYDGLSLAWAIVEHLHDHVCARTFFATHYHELTQLDKSLPGVRNFNVAVKEWDENIVFLHRIVPGGADKSYGIHVARLAGIPREVNERAKDILTQLESDHLDKRGDSKISPPKRKPGAPIQLTLFEVGDHPLLEKLRGLDLQSTTPFEALQLLAGWQSELQTEELSAHKKTPRS; from the coding sequence ATGACCGTTTCCCCCATGATGCGCCAGTACGAAGAGGCGAAGCAGGTCTGCGGAGACGCGCTGCTCCTCTTTCGCATGGGAGACTTCTATGAGCTTTTTCATGAAGACGCTAAGACTTGTGCCCGCGTTCTAGGACTCACACTCACCAGCCGGGATAAGGGAGAGAACCCCATCCCCATGGCCGGATTCCCCTACCATCAATTGGAGGGCTATCTCGCCAAACTCATTCGCAGCGGTCATCGCGTGGCGGTCTGCGATCAAGTCGAAGACCCCAAGGAAGCCAAGGGAATCGTGCGCCGCGAGGTCACGCGCATCGTCACCGCCGGCACACTGACCGACGAAGCCCTGCTGGACCCACTGCACACCAATCTACTGGTGGCCGTGTTCAGCCTGAAACCGGGACGCAATGCGACGAGCAGCGAGGAAACACAGGTCGGCATGGCCTGGGCCGAGCTCTCTACCGGACGCTTCGAAGCGGGTTTGTTTCCAGCCAGCAAGATGCTCGATGAGCTCGCTCGCCTAGAACCCTCAGAAGTCTTGATTCGCGAAGACGACACCGTCTTGTCCACCGATGCCGACTACCCCTGGACCGTTACCTTACGCCCCACTTGGCAATTTGGTAGCGAAGAGGCTTCGCGGCAATTGTGCCAACACTTCGGCACGCAAAATTTGGAAGGCATGGGCTGGGACGAACAGAGCGATGGACTCGCCGTCGGTGCCGCAGGAGCAGTCTTGGCCTACCTCCTGGAGACTCAAAAGACCTCTCTGGGCCACGTGCAGCAATTGCATCCCTACCGTCAGGGGCAAACTCTAGAGATCGATGCTGCCACTCGACGCAGCCTTGAGCTAACGCATACGATGCGCGATCGTGAAAGAAGTGGCTCGCTCTTGGCGGTTCTCGATCAAACTTGTACATCGATGGGAGCCCGCCGTCTGGCAAGTTGGCTGGCTGCCCCACTCCTCAATTTAAATACCATCCAAGAGCGGCACGGCGCCGTCGAAGAGCTGCACAGCGATTCGCGATTGAGAAGTGAATTGCGAGCCTTGTTGCTGGATATCTATGACCTTGAACGCCTGTTAGGTCGCGTCGCCACAGGCCGCGCGAGCCCACGAGATTTGCGACAGGTCGGGACCACCCTGGAACAGCTACCGGCGATCAAACAGGTGCTCGCCTCTCGTCGCAGTGAGCGACTACAGCAACTGCAAGAAGAGTTGCTGCTGTGCGAAGCGCTGCGCGACGAACTGCTAGCAGCATTCAATGAAAGTTGCCCATTGCACCTCCGCGACGGTGGCTTCATCCGCGAAGGCTATCATGCCCAGCTCGATGAATTGCGGCGTCTCGCCTCAGGCGGTAAACAGTGGATTGCGGAATACCAAGCGCGACAGACCGAGCTGACTGGCATCACGAGCCTCAAAGTTGGATACACCAAGGTGTTCGGCTACTACCTGGAAGTCACCAACGCGCACAAGGACAAAGTTCCAGACCATTTTGTGCGCAAACAAACGCTCAAGAATGCAGAGCGTTACATTACCGATGAACTGAAGAAATACGAGATCAAAGTCATCTCCGCCGACGAACAAGCGCTGGGTCTCGAGCTAGAGTTGTTTCAAGAACTGCGAAACCGAGTCTCTACGCACCTGAGCGAATTACAACAAGTTGCCACCGTGCTGTCGGAATTGGATGTACTCGCTGGCTTAGCCGAATTGGCGCAGCGCCAGGATTACATTCGACCAGAGATGCTCGATTCGGACGAACTGGAAATCATCGAAGGGCGACATCCGGTATTGGATGTCACAACCCCCAAGGGGACTTTCGTTCCCAATGACTGCCAAGTAGGAGCATCCCACGGCTCCATCGTCCTGATCACCGGTCCCAACATGGCGGGTAAAAGCACATACATTCGCCAGGTGGCATTGCTCACACTCATGGCCCAACTTGGAAGCTTTGTACCTGCCAAGCGAGCAAGAATTGGGGTTGCCGATCGAATCTTTGCCCGCGTCGGTGCCAGCGACGAACTTTCGCGAGGCCAAAGTACCTTCATGGTAGAGATGGTGGAAACCGCACGCATTCTCAATACCGCTTCCAACCGCAGCTTGGTCATTCTCGACGAGATCGGACGCGGCACCAGTACCTATGACGGCCTGAGTCTAGCGTGGGCAATTGTCGAACACTTGCACGATCATGTTTGCGCCCGTACGTTTTTTGCGACCCACTACCATGAGCTAACCCAACTTGATAAATCCCTGCCTGGAGTTCGGAACTTCAATGTGGCGGTTAAAGAGTGGGACGAAAACATCGTCTTCCTCCATCGCATCGTCCCCGGCGGAGCGGACAAGAGCTATGGGATCCATGTCGCACGACTGGCTGGTATTCCACGCGAAGTCAACGAACGTGCCAAAGACATTTTGACGCAATTGGAGTCAGACCATTTGGACAAGCGCGGGGACTCCAAAATCTCGCCTCCCAAACGCAAGCCAGGCGCCCCCATCCAACTCACTCTGTTTGAGGTTGGCGATCATCCACTGCTGGAGAAGCTGCGCGGACTAGATTTGCAATC